The window GTGTAGTGAAAGTCCTTCGACTACCTGTCCCGATCCATCGGGAGGCTTAGGATGACAGGCTAAGAGGATTGATGCGAGGAAGTTCAATTCCGGGATTGTCTTTAGTTAGAGATGCTGACCACGAAGTAGCTATTAGAACCTACAAAACAACAAACAACGCTAATAAAATAAATTCAGCATTACGGATAAAATGCAAAAAGCCGCAGATGGATGGTCTGCGGCTTTATATGGAGCGTAGTTATGCTGTACGATGTACTATGGTTTCTTGCCGATGTTTACACGGACATTCACTTCAAAATCGCCACCGGTATAACCACTGATGGCTGATGTTGCTGTATTGTAATAAGCCATAAGGTACAAGGTCGATTTGTAATTCATACCTAAACCAACCGTAGCATTTTGCGTATTGTGGTACATGGCCATTAAATAGAGTTTATCGTTGGCAAAGTTGGCGTTTAAGCCGGCATCCCATAAATTCTGGTAGTTTTTAATGCCTCTGAATACGCCTTTGGGTTCTAAACTAACGGCATCCATACCTGAGCCGAGGTTAAATTTATAACTCACCGCCGAGTAAAAGGTGGGTTTATCGGCAAAGTTTAAATCATCTTTACGGAACACGGAACGCATATTGGGTACGGCACCTTCGATGGTTAAGTTTTTCGAAGTATACGATACACCGAAATCGCCATCGAGATAGTAACCCCTGTCGTTAAAGCGGGCAATGGATGGATCGTTGATATCGCTGTTTCTGATGCTGCTTAAATCGAGCCTGTCCTGACTGGCGCCAAACGAAATACCAAAATTTAGTTTCTGATCTTCGCTGTTTAAGGGCAAATGGTAAGCAAAGGTTCCAACAGCTTTGGTACGCTGTATACCGCCCGACTTTTCGTTGTAGAAATTTACTCCCCAGCCCACTTTATTTACCTTCTGATCGAGGGTAACACTTTGGGTAAGCGGTGCCCCCGGAATGTTTGACCATTGTTTGCGGAAACTGCCGTTAATGTTAAAGCCTTCGTTAATACCGGCCATAGAGGGGTTAACCAGATAGCGGTTTTGGAAATACTGGGCATTTAAGGGCAGGAGCTGTGCTTTTACCTGATTGATAAAGGAAAGGCCTGCTGCAAATAGAAACGTTACGCGACTTATTTGCTTTATGTTTTTGATGATTGCTTTCATGTCTGTAATTAGTTTCTAAGGATGTTGATATAACCTTTAAATGTACCTATACCGTTACCGAGATCAATGATGTAGTAATAGGTACCTTCTGAGAGCGGACTGCCGTTCAGGGTTCCGTCCCAATCGTTGGCATAGGTGCGTTTGGTGTATAAGATGCGTCCGGTTTTATCGAAAATCTTTAGAGTATTGTTGGGGTAATAATCGATGTTTTTGATGATGAACTTATCGTTATAACCATCACCGTTGGGTGTAACTACAGTACTGGCTTCGAGTTTATAATCTTCTATTACGGTAATGGCAATGGTTTGATCGCTAACACAACCGCTTGCATTGGTTACTGTAACCCGGTAAGTACCGCTTTGCTTTGGCCTGATGGTTAGGGCTGCAGTGCTTTGTCCGCTGATGATGTCGGCACCTGACCAGCCGTATTGGGTACCACCTGTTGCGGTTAAAATCAGGGCATCGCCTTTAGAAATAGAAACACCTTTATTGCTGCTGATAGCAACTACCGGTAAAACATTTACGGTTACGGTTGCCGATCCGCTCTGTAACTGGCTGGCATAGGCATCGGCCACGCTTACCAGGGTATAGGTATAGGTACCTACCGAACTGGTTGGTACACTAAGGCTTGCCATGGTGTTGTTTGTGGTGATGGTGCGGTTTGCGCCTCCATTTATGGTGTAGGTAAAGGTGTATGGTGCTGTACCTACTGAACCTGTAAAGATAATATTAGGTGTTGAAGCAAAGTTACATACGGATGCATTACCTGCGATGGTTGCCTCTGGTAGCGGACGGATAATTACGGTTGCGGAGCCGGTTTGTGGCTGACCACAGTTGATATCGGACACGCTTACCAAATTGTAAACGAAAGTACCCACTGTACTGGTTGGTGCTGCAACTGTTGCAGTATTGCCTGTAGAGGTTACCGTGCGGTTAGTGCCGCCGTTAATGTTATAGGTAAAGGTATATGGGGCTGTTCCGTTTGCACCGGTAAAGGTAATGTTTGGTACCGCGGCTAGGTTTGGTACTGCTGTAGTGCCCGAGATGGTTGCTGTAGCCAAAGTTCTAACAGTTACTGTTGCAGTTCCGGTTTGGTTCTGCCCGGCATTTACATCGGATACGCTTACCAGGTTATAATTGAAAGTGCCGGCTACGTTGGCAGGTGCCGCTACAGTTACTGTGATGTTTGCCCCAACAGTGCTGATGGTTTTATTGGCCGCGCCGTTAATGTTATAGGTAAAGGTATATGGGCCTGTACCGTTGCTGCCTGTAAAAGTAATGTTTGGTGCGGTTCCGTTTAAGCATAGTGCGGTTGTGCCCGAAATAGCTGCTACCGGAATAGGGTTAATTTTGACCGTGGTAGAAATATTCTGTGGCTGCGTGCTATAAGCATCGGTAATGCTGGTAACGGTATACACAAAGGTACCTACGGTACTGGCCGGTGATATAAGGGTTGCCGTAGCTGTTGCTGATGTTAAAGTTTGATTG is drawn from Pedobacter sp. HDW13 and contains these coding sequences:
- a CDS encoding type IX secretion system membrane protein PorP/SprF is translated as MKAIIKNIKQISRVTFLFAAGLSFINQVKAQLLPLNAQYFQNRYLVNPSMAGINEGFNINGSFRKQWSNIPGAPLTQSVTLDQKVNKVGWGVNFYNEKSGGIQRTKAVGTFAYHLPLNSEDQKLNFGISFGASQDRLDLSSIRNSDINDPSIARFNDRGYYLDGDFGVSYTSKNLTIEGAVPNMRSVFRKDDLNFADKPTFYSAVSYKFNLGSGMDAVSLEPKGVFRGIKNYQNLWDAGLNANFANDKLYLMAMYHNTQNATVGLGMNYKSTLYLMAYYNTATSAISGYTGGDFEVNVRVNIGKKP